CTTTGGTATCCACAGCGGAGCAGAATGGGCAATGCATACGGTATCCCTGTTATCTGGTTAACTGAGTTTCATTTTACCCTGATCTGGCCCGACAACAAAGGAAGAGCTTTTTGAGACTAAGGATCTATGCCTGACGACAGGATGCTGGCTACCATTACACGCATCCGTTATTTCAAGGGAAATAAACGCAATGACAAGACGTTACCTAAGAATTCTCCTGGTGGGAAGCCTGTTCACCCTTAGCGCATGCGCACAGCAAACTGAAGTCCGCGAGATGAAACAAAGCGTGAATACGCTTAACACGGCGATGGACAAACTGAATAAAGAAACCGTGAAAATCACGCAGCAAAACGCGCTGAATGCAAAATCCGCCAGCGGTGTGTATCTTCTGCCCGGTGCCAATACCCCTGCGCGCCTGAACAGCCAGATCGGCATGCTGAAAATGTCGCTGGTTAACCTCGCACCGAACGCCGAAGGCACGCGCGCCACGCTGCGTATTCAGGGCGAATCCAACGATCCGTTGCCGGCGTTTAGCGGCACCGTAGAGTGGGGCCAGATCCAGGGCACCACGGAAAGTTTCCAGGAGGTGAATGTGAAAAATCAGCTGATCACGGCCCCTGCCAGCACGCTCGCGCCGAGCGATGTTGATATCCCGGTTCAGCTGAACGGCCTCACGCCGGACCAGTTAGGCTTTGTTCGCATCCACGACATCCAGCCCGCCGCGCAATAATCCTCCCCTTTAGCGGAGTACGCTGTTACTCCGCTAACATTTACACGCTGAAAACATTGGCAACATAAATGGTTGTCGATACAATCCCCGCCGTTTAAAGTACGCAAACGTGAACGCAATCGATTACGTATGTGAGAGAACTGTGAAACAACACGTATTTTTGTGAGCAGGGATTCCTATAATAGGCTCCGCAGAAACACGAAATATTTAGAAACGCAATTCGCGCATTTTTCACTCCCGGAAGGGAATTTCAATCAGTGGCATGATTATGAAAAAAACATTACTCGCAGCCGGTGCAGCGCTGGCATTGTCCTCCTCTTTCACTGTTAACGCAGCGGAAAATAACAAACCAGAATATGTTTCCGACTGGTGGCATCAGAGCGTTAACGTGGTGGGCAGCTACCACACCCGTTTTGGACCGCAGATCCGCAACGATACCTACCTGGAATACGAAGCGTTCGCTAAAAAAGACTGGTTTGATTTCTACGGTTATATGGATGCGCCGGTCTTCTTCGGCGGTAACACCGACGCGAAAGGTATCTGGAACCACGGTTCTCCGCTGTTCATGGAAATCGAACCACGTTTCTCCATTGATAAGCTGACCGGCACCAGCCTGGCGTTTGGTCCGTTTAAAGAGTGGTACTTCGCAAACAACTACATCTACGACATGGGCCGCAACGCCTCCGGTCGTCAGAGCACCTGGTACATGGGTCTGGGTACGGACATTGAAACCGGTCTGCCAATGAGCCTGTCCATGAACGTCTACGCGAAATACCAGTGGCAGAACTACGGTGCAGCGAACGAGAACGAGTGGGACGGCTACCGTTTCAAAGTGAAATACTTTGTGCCACTGACCCAGCTGTGGGGCGGCAACCTGAGCTACATCGGCTTCACCAACTTTGACTGGGGTTCAGACCTGGGCGATAACGACTTCCGCGACCTGAATGGCCGTAAAGCGCGCACCAACGACTCCATCGCCTCCAGCCACATTCTGGCGCTGAACTACGATCACTGGCACTACTCTGTTGTGGCGCGTTACTGGCACAACGGTGGTCAGTGGAACGATGACGCCAGCCTGAACTTCGGCAACGGCGACTTCAGCGTGCGTTCTACCGGCTGGGGTGGTTACCTGGTGGTGGGTTACAACTTCTAATCTCTGCGGGATTCGCCCGGTGGCGCTGCGCTTACCGGGCCTGGGATCCGAAATTGTGCGGGCTGATGCCCTCCCCTCTCCCACGGGAGAGGGCGCAAAGACAAAAAAATCCCGGTCAACAGACCGGGATTTTTTTATGCGAAAGACGCTGTCTTACGGCAGAATTGACGGCTGATCCGCCCCTTCTTTTTCGACCTTCTGCTGGAGCAGATGCTCACGCTTCATGCCGAGTTTCAGTGCCAGCGCGGACGCCACATAGATGGACGACGCCGTACCGATAGAGACACCAATCAGCATGGTCAGCGAGAAGCCTTCCAGTACCGGGCCACCGAAGAGATACAGCATCAGGATAACCATCAAGGTGGTACCGGATGTGATCAAGGTACGGTGCAGCGTCTGGGTCAATGACACGTTAAAGATTTCGTACGGCGTACCGCGACGGATCTTACGGAAGTTTTCACGGATACGGTCAGATACCACGATACTGTCGTTCAGTGAGTAACCGATAACGGACATCAGGGATGCCACAATCGTCAGGTCAATCTCAATATGGAACAGAGACAGTACGCCCATGGTGATCACCACGTCGTGCGCCAGGGCGATAACCACGCCTGCCGCCAGTCGCCACTCAAAGCGGAAACCAACGTAAATCAGGATGGAGATCAGCGCCACCATCAGCGCCATCGCACCGGTTTGCGCCAGGTCCGCACCCACGCTTGGGCCGACGAACTCAATACGCTTAACCGTCGCATTCTGGCTGGTCGTTTCGTTAATGACGTGAACGACCTTGCTGCCCAGCTCCTGGCTGCCGTTGGCATCGTGCACCGGCGGCATACGCACCATGATGTCGCGACTGCTGCCGAAGTTCTGCAGCAGCGGCTCTTCGAAGCCCGCTTTCTGCAGCGATTCGCGCATCTGGTCCATATCGACCGGTTTTTCCAGGGTGATTTCAATCACCGTACCACCGGTGAAATCGAGACCCCAGTTAAAGCCTTTCACACCCATAATGGCGATGGAGAGAATCAGGAGAAAACCTGAAATCCCGAAGGCCCAGTAGTCCCAGCGCATAAAGTCCCAGACTTTACGGCCGTGGTTCAATTGTTCAACAGTATATTCCTGTGCCACAACGCACTCCTCAGATAGACAGCTTTTTGACGCGCTTGCCGCCATACAGCAGGTTCACGATGGCACGGGTGCCGACAATAGCGGTAAACATTGACGTTGCAACACCGATACCGGTCGTAATTGCAAAGCCTTTGATAGCGCCAGTCCCCACTGCATACAGGATAAGAACCTTAATCAGTGTTGTTACGTTCGCATCGAAGATGGAGCTAAACGCCCCTTTATAGCCTTCTTCAATCGCCTGCTGCACAGAGCGACCGTTGCTCAGCTCTTCTTTGATACGTTCGTTTATCAGTACGTTCGCATCGACCGCCACCGCAAGGGTTAAGACGATACCCGCAATCCCCGGCATGGTCAGCGTTGCCCCCGGCAGCAGAGACATGATACCGATGATCAGCACCAGGTTTGCCACCAGCGCGGAGGTCGCAATCAGACCAAACTTCTTGTAGAAGAAGATCATGAAGAGAATAGAGACCACCAGACCGGCCAGACACGCTTCCAGACCCTGTTTGATGTTCTGCATACCCAGGGTTGGACCAATGGTACGTTCTTCAACAATCTGGATTGGCGCAATCAGCGCACCGGCACGCAGCAGCAGAGAGAGCTGACGCGCTTCGTTCGGGTTGTTGATACCGGTAATACGGAAGCTGTTACCCAGACGAGACTGGATGTTGGCGATGTTAATCACCTCTTCCTCTTTCACCAGCACAGAGCGACCGTTAGCGTCTTTCTTACCGCTGTCTTTGTACTCCACGAACAGGGTCGCCATCGGTTTGCCGATGTTGTCCTTGGTGAAGTTAGACATGATGTTACCACCCGCGCTATCAAGCGAGATATTAACCTGCGGCTGGTTGTATTCGTCCTGGCTGGAAGTGGAGTCGGTGATATGGTCACCGGTCAGGATCACGCGTTTGTACAGCACAACGGGCTGGCCTTCGCGAGTCTGTTTCACTTCGGAGTCGCCTGGCACACGGCCAGAAGCGGCAGCCGACTGATCGACGTTGGTATTCACCAGGCGGAATTCCAGGGTTGCGGTTGCACCCAGAATCTCTTTCGCACGCGCAGTATCCTGGATACCCGGCAGTTCTACCACGATACGGTCAGCACCCTGACGCTGTACCAGCGGCTCGGCCACGCCCAGCTGGTTTACACGGTTACGCAGAATGTTGATGTTCTGCTGAACAGCGTATTCACGGGCTTCACTCAGACGCGCATCGGTCATGACCGCACGCAACTGGTTGCTGCCCTGGGAGGTGATCACCAGATCGCGATGACGTTGAGACAGGTAAGTCACAGCCTGGTCGCGTGCCGCGCCGTCGCGGAACGTGATGCTCAAGCCGTAGTTATCTTCTTTACGCACGGTCGTGTAGGCGATGCCTTTTTCACGCAGATCGCTGCGCAGGCTGTCGATATTCTGTTCCTGCAGCTTGCCAAGGGCAGTGTCCATATCCACTTCCATCAGGAAGTGAACGCCACCACGCAGGTCAAGACCGAGTTTCATTGGCTCTGCGTTCAGCGCAGCCAGCCAACGTGGGGTTGCAGGAGCAAGGTTAAGCGCCACGACATATTTATCACCCAGCACGCCCATCAGCGCTTCACGGGCGCGGAGCTGCGTGTCGGTGGTGTCGAAGCGAGCAAGAATTGCGCCCTCTTCCAGTGCCACAGACTTAGCGGTAATTTTTTCTTCTTGTAACGTTTTCTGGACCTGGATCAGCGTTTGCTCACTGGCGGCGACACCGCGCGCGCCAGTGATTTGAACGGCCGGATCCTCACCATACAGGTTGGGAAGCGCGTACAGCAGGCCGACGATAATCACGACGACCAGCATGATGTACTTCCACAAAGGATAACGGTTTAACACGGCAGTTCCCTTTGGGAAAAGTTGGGATTACAGCGCCTTCATGGTGCCTTTCGGCAGAACGGCAGCTACGAAGTCACGTTTGATAACCACTTCAGTGGTGTCGTTCAGGGCGATAGCAATATAGCCGCTTTCAGCTACTTTGGTTACGCGACCGACCAGGCCACCGTTGGTCAGCACTTCATCGCCTTTCGCGATGGAGTTCATCAGGTTTTTGTGCTCTTTGGTGCGTTTCTGCTGTGGACGCAGGATCATGAAGTAGAAGATCAGACCGAACACAACCAGCATCAGAATCAGAGACATTGGGCTGCCCTGTGATGGCGCGCCAGTTGCTGCTACCGCATCAGAAATAAAAAAGCTCATTCAAATTCCCTCATTATTAAAATTAATCAACGTTCAACGGCGGAACATCCCGACCCTGACGTTGGTAGAAATCGGTCACGAAGCTCTCTAATTTACCCTCTTCGATAGCCTTACGTAAACCAGCCATTAAGCGCTGATAATAACGAAGATTATGAATGGTATTGAGACGCGCACCTAAAATCTCGTTGCAACGATCGAGATGATGCAGGTACGCACGAGAATAATTGCGACAGGTATAGCAATCGCACTCGGAATCGAGCGGGCTGGTGTCACTCTTATGCTTCGCGTTACGGATTTTCACCACGCCATCGGTCACAAACAGATGCCCGTTACGCGCGTTACGGGTTGGCATGACGCAGTCGAACATATCAATGCCGCGACGAACGCCTTCCACCAGATCTTCTGGTTTACCCACACCCATCAGGTATCGCGGTTTATCGGCCGGGATTTGCGGGCAGACGTGCTCCAGAATGCGGTGCATGTCTTCCTTCGGCTCACCCACAGCCAAACCGCCGACAGCGTAGCCATCAAAGCCTATCTCTACCAGACCTTTAACGGAGATATCACGTAAATCTTCGTAAACGCTGCCCTGAATAATGCCGAACAGCGCATTTTTGTTCTGCAGGGCGTCAAAACGGTCACGGCTGCGCTGCGCCCAGCGCAGGGACATTTCCATTGAACGCTTGGCGTAATCCCAGTCTGCCGGGTATGGCGTACATTCATCGAAGATCATCACGATATCGGAACCGAGATCGTACTGAATCTCCATGGATTTTTCCGGATCGAGGAAGATCGGATCGCCGTTGATCGGATTACGGAAGTGCACGCCTTTTTCGGTGATCTTGCGGATATCGCCCAGGCTGAAGACCTGGAAACCGCCGGAGTCGGTAAGAATAGGGCCTTTCCACTGCATGAAGTCGTGCAGGTCGCCGTGCAGCTTCATGATTTCCTGGCCCGGGCGCAGCCACAGGTGGAAGGTGTTGCCGAGGATAATTTGTGCGCCAGTGGCTTCAACTTCTTCCGGCGTCATCCCTTTTACGGTGCCGTACGTGCCCACAGGCATAAACGCGGGGGTTTCCACCACGCCGCGATCAAACACCAGGCGACCGCGGCGTGCGCGACCGTCGGTGGTATCAAGTTCAAATTTCATTTTTTCTCCGACGTCAGAAAAACAGTCCAACGTTGTAAAACGGTGCCGCGGACTTATTCCCCGACACGCTCATTCAAAGCCTGCGGATTGTACGTGATAAACATCGCGTCCCCGTAGCTAAAAAAGCGATATTTTTGTTCTACCGCAGACTTGTAGGCCGTCATCGTGTGCTGATAACCCGCGAAGGCCGACACCAGCATAATTAATGTTGATTCAGGCAGATGGAAATTGGTTACCAGCGCATCAATCACTTTGTACTGGTAGCCTGGGTAGATAAAGATTTGGGTATCGCCAAAGAACGGCTCGATAAGATCGGTTTTTGCCGCCTGCGCCGCGCTCTCAAGGGAACGCACGGAGGTTGTCCCGACCGCCACAACACGGCTTCCACGCGCTTTCGCCGCCAGCACCGCGTCAACCACCTCCTGCGGCACTTCGGCATACTCGGAGTGCATGATGTGATCTTCAATGCTGTCTACGCGTACCGGCTGGAACGTCCCCGCGCCAACGTGCAGCGTGACGAATGCCATCTCAATGCCTTTTGCGCGCAGCTTTTCCAGCAGCGGTTCATCAAAGTGCAGGCCCGCCGTGGGGGCAGCCACCGCGCCAGGCTTCTGGCTGTAGACGGTCTGGTACAGCTCACGGTCAGACTCTTCATCCGGGCGCTCAATGTACGGCGGCAGCGGCATATGGCCGATGGCGTTGAGGATATCCAGCACCGTGCGTTCGTCGTTAAACTCCACCTCAAACAGCGCATCGTGGCGCGCGGTCATGGTCGCGTTAATGCTCTCGTCATCGCCCAGCAGCAGCTCTGCGCCCGGCTTCGGCGCTTTCGAGGCGCGAATATGTGCCAGAATACGTTTATCATCGAGCATACGTTCAACCAGCACCTCAATCTTGCCGCCGCTGGCTTTTCGACCAAACAGGCGCGCCGGGATCACGCGGGTATTGTTAAACACCAGCAGATCGCCAGGGTTGAGCTTGTCGAGCAAATCGGTGAAAGTACCGTGCGTCAGCTCGCCCGTCGGCCCGTCCAGTGACAGTAAACGGCAGCTACTGCGCTCAGGCATGGGATAGTGAGCAATCAGGGATTCAGGTAATTCAAAGGAGAAATCGGCGACGCGCATGACGTATACTCGTGACTTAAAAACAGGCGGCATAGTCTAGTGCTCACACCCTTTTGCTGCAACAACTAGCCGCCCCCGGACAAATAAAACGCATGAATTTTCTCGCTCACCTGCATCTTGCTCATCTCGCTGAAAGCTCTTTATCCGGCAACCTGCTGGCCGATTTCGTGCGCGGCAACCCCGCCGAGGCGTATTCCGCAGAGGTTGTCGAAGGGATCTTTATGCATCGCCGGATCGACGTCCTGACCGATAACCTGCCGGAAGTGACCGAAGCGAAAGCATGGTTCCGCCCCGAAACCCGCCGCGTCGCGCCAATTACGCTCGACGTCATGTGGGATCACTTCCTGTCGCGCCACTGGGAACAGCTGTCGCCGAACCTGCCGCTGCCGGAATTTGTACGCTATGCCCGTCAGCAGGTGGCGATAATTTTACCGGACTCCCCGCCGCGTTTTGTCAATCTCAACAACTATCTGTGGTCTGAACGCTGGCTGGAGCGGTATCGCGAGATGGATTTTATCCAGAACGTCCTGAACGGCATGGCCAGCCGCCGCCCGCGTCTCGATGCGCTACGCGATTCCTGGTACGACCTGGACACGCACTACGACGCGCTGGAGAGCCGTTTCTGGCAGTTCTACCCGCGCATGATGGCGCAGGCGAAAAACAAACAGCTGTAACAGGATCTGCATTGATAGGTAAAAGCTGGCTGAACGATTGTCAGCACCTCTTTGTCTTATGGCTGCACACTCTCTATACTGGCCCGCGTTGCGTTCCAAATAACCTTAGTATCTACAGGAGAATCATATGGTTCTGGTAACTCGTCCGGCTCCGGATTTTACGGCTGCAGCAGTTCTGGGCAACGGTGAAATCGTTGAAAACTTCAACTTCAAACAGCATACCAACGGTAAAGCGACCGTTCTGTTCTTCTGGCCAATGGACTTCACTTTCGTTTGCCCGTCTGAGCTGATCGCGTTCGACAAACGTTATGAAGAATTCCAGAAGCGTGGCGTGGAAGTCGTTGGCGTCTCCTTCGACTCTGAATTTGTACACAACGCATGGCGTAACACCCCTGTCGACAACGGCGGCATCGGTGCGGTGAAATACGCGATGGTTGCGGACATCAAACGCGAAATCCAGAAGGCTTATGGTATTGAGCATCCGGACGCAGGCGTTGCGCTGCGCGGTTCTTTCCTGATCG
This region of Enterobacter cancerogenus genomic DNA includes:
- a CDS encoding SadB/YajI family lipoprotein; translated protein: MTRRYLRILLVGSLFTLSACAQQTEVREMKQSVNTLNTAMDKLNKETVKITQQNALNAKSASGVYLLPGANTPARLNSQIGMLKMSLVNLAPNAEGTRATLRIQGESNDPLPAFSGTVEWGQIQGTTESFQEVNVKNQLITAPASTLAPSDVDIPVQLNGLTPDQLGFVRIHDIQPAAQ
- a CDS encoding nucleoside-specific channel-forming protein Tsx — translated: MKKTLLAAGAALALSSSFTVNAAENNKPEYVSDWWHQSVNVVGSYHTRFGPQIRNDTYLEYEAFAKKDWFDFYGYMDAPVFFGGNTDAKGIWNHGSPLFMEIEPRFSIDKLTGTSLAFGPFKEWYFANNYIYDMGRNASGRQSTWYMGLGTDIETGLPMSLSMNVYAKYQWQNYGAANENEWDGYRFKVKYFVPLTQLWGGNLSYIGFTNFDWGSDLGDNDFRDLNGRKARTNDSIASSHILALNYDHWHYSVVARYWHNGGQWNDDASLNFGNGDFSVRSTGWGGYLVVGYNF
- the secF gene encoding protein translocase subunit SecF, with protein sequence MAQEYTVEQLNHGRKVWDFMRWDYWAFGISGFLLILSIAIMGVKGFNWGLDFTGGTVIEITLEKPVDMDQMRESLQKAGFEEPLLQNFGSSRDIMVRMPPVHDANGSQELGSKVVHVINETTSQNATVKRIEFVGPSVGADLAQTGAMALMVALISILIYVGFRFEWRLAAGVVIALAHDVVITMGVLSLFHIEIDLTIVASLMSVIGYSLNDSIVVSDRIRENFRKIRRGTPYEIFNVSLTQTLHRTLITSGTTLMVILMLYLFGGPVLEGFSLTMLIGVSIGTASSIYVASALALKLGMKREHLLQQKVEKEGADQPSILP
- the secD gene encoding protein translocase subunit SecD encodes the protein MLNRYPLWKYIMLVVVIIVGLLYALPNLYGEDPAVQITGARGVAASEQTLIQVQKTLQEEKITAKSVALEEGAILARFDTTDTQLRAREALMGVLGDKYVVALNLAPATPRWLAALNAEPMKLGLDLRGGVHFLMEVDMDTALGKLQEQNIDSLRSDLREKGIAYTTVRKEDNYGLSITFRDGAARDQAVTYLSQRHRDLVITSQGSNQLRAVMTDARLSEAREYAVQQNINILRNRVNQLGVAEPLVQRQGADRIVVELPGIQDTARAKEILGATATLEFRLVNTNVDQSAAASGRVPGDSEVKQTREGQPVVLYKRVILTGDHITDSTSSQDEYNQPQVNISLDSAGGNIMSNFTKDNIGKPMATLFVEYKDSGKKDANGRSVLVKEEEVINIANIQSRLGNSFRITGINNPNEARQLSLLLRAGALIAPIQIVEERTIGPTLGMQNIKQGLEACLAGLVVSILFMIFFYKKFGLIATSALVANLVLIIGIMSLLPGATLTMPGIAGIVLTLAVAVDANVLINERIKEELSNGRSVQQAIEEGYKGAFSSIFDANVTTLIKVLILYAVGTGAIKGFAITTGIGVATSMFTAIVGTRAIVNLLYGGKRVKKLSI
- the yajC gene encoding preprotein translocase subunit YajC produces the protein MSFFISDAVAATGAPSQGSPMSLILMLVVFGLIFYFMILRPQQKRTKEHKNLMNSIAKGDEVLTNGGLVGRVTKVAESGYIAIALNDTTEVVIKRDFVAAVLPKGTMKAL
- the tgt gene encoding tRNA guanosine(34) transglycosylase Tgt, producing the protein MKFELDTTDGRARRGRLVFDRGVVETPAFMPVGTYGTVKGMTPEEVEATGAQIILGNTFHLWLRPGQEIMKLHGDLHDFMQWKGPILTDSGGFQVFSLGDIRKITEKGVHFRNPINGDPIFLDPEKSMEIQYDLGSDIVMIFDECTPYPADWDYAKRSMEMSLRWAQRSRDRFDALQNKNALFGIIQGSVYEDLRDISVKGLVEIGFDGYAVGGLAVGEPKEDMHRILEHVCPQIPADKPRYLMGVGKPEDLVEGVRRGIDMFDCVMPTRNARNGHLFVTDGVVKIRNAKHKSDTSPLDSECDCYTCRNYSRAYLHHLDRCNEILGARLNTIHNLRYYQRLMAGLRKAIEEGKLESFVTDFYQRQGRDVPPLNVD
- the queA gene encoding tRNA preQ1(34) S-adenosylmethionine ribosyltransferase-isomerase QueA — encoded protein: MRVADFSFELPESLIAHYPMPERSSCRLLSLDGPTGELTHGTFTDLLDKLNPGDLLVFNNTRVIPARLFGRKASGGKIEVLVERMLDDKRILAHIRASKAPKPGAELLLGDDESINATMTARHDALFEVEFNDERTVLDILNAIGHMPLPPYIERPDEESDRELYQTVYSQKPGAVAAPTAGLHFDEPLLEKLRAKGIEMAFVTLHVGAGTFQPVRVDSIEDHIMHSEYAEVPQEVVDAVLAAKARGSRVVAVGTTSVRSLESAAQAAKTDLIEPFFGDTQIFIYPGYQYKVIDALVTNFHLPESTLIMLVSAFAGYQHTMTAYKSAVEQKYRFFSYGDAMFITYNPQALNERVGE
- the acpH gene encoding ACP phosphodiesterase, with translation MNFLAHLHLAHLAESSLSGNLLADFVRGNPAEAYSAEVVEGIFMHRRIDVLTDNLPEVTEAKAWFRPETRRVAPITLDVMWDHFLSRHWEQLSPNLPLPEFVRYARQQVAIILPDSPPRFVNLNNYLWSERWLERYREMDFIQNVLNGMASRRPRLDALRDSWYDLDTHYDALESRFWQFYPRMMAQAKNKQL
- a CDS encoding peroxiredoxin, whose amino-acid sequence is MVLVTRPAPDFTAAAVLGNGEIVENFNFKQHTNGKATVLFFWPMDFTFVCPSELIAFDKRYEEFQKRGVEVVGVSFDSEFVHNAWRNTPVDNGGIGAVKYAMVADIKREIQKAYGIEHPDAGVALRGSFLIDANGIVRHQVVNDLPLGRNIDEMLRMVDALQFHEEHGEVCPAQWEKGKEGMNASPDGVAKYLSENVSSL